The following coding sequences are from one Methanohalophilus halophilus window:
- a CDS encoding S-layer protein domain-containing protein, whose amino-acid sequence MKYIRFAIAVICVFTFFCGFASAAEEMEEQIQHAETIVSIGDEIELEQGYTADIVDVNIDNGELWLKLYLDGEKVEEGFVKKNNPFRYVRTIEEEDDEETDYLIFNFSLQGTKKGNGETSSEILIKQYRDPEIDLDKYLVLDKTVSLDIGSEVDLKEDYTIEASELDENTVTITLRKNGNVVKEEEYMEEGDVFVYTRTKGDRIMTIFMGKVGSIFEGEDTDVVFLENVVQRTDTDIGEGIQIEIDVPAENPENEKIIIHYTLNDDADTVEVYMEGDLIDTRQNLDEGTYPAIIEELSNGEYNIEVKAITSDGSVVTESAILKVGERLGEREDGEQGEDIIEKAQNITSAAENAANKINETANVLEKVPAPGAFFVIFILLGAWMWCRRR is encoded by the coding sequence ATGAAATATATACGTTTTGCAATTGCCGTCATTTGTGTATTCACATTCTTCTGTGGTTTTGCCAGTGCTGCAGAAGAAATGGAGGAACAAATCCAGCATGCTGAAACCATAGTTTCAATCGGAGATGAAATCGAATTGGAGCAGGGATACACAGCTGACATTGTCGATGTGAACATTGACAATGGGGAACTCTGGCTCAAGCTCTACCTGGACGGGGAAAAGGTCGAGGAGGGTTTTGTCAAAAAGAATAATCCGTTCAGGTACGTGAGGACCATAGAGGAAGAAGACGATGAAGAAACTGACTACCTGATATTCAATTTCAGCCTGCAGGGCACCAAAAAAGGAAATGGGGAAACATCCTCTGAAATCCTGATTAAACAATATCGTGACCCGGAGATTGACCTGGATAAATACTTGGTGTTGGATAAAACCGTCTCCTTAGATATCGGGTCGGAAGTGGACCTCAAAGAAGATTACACCATTGAAGCTTCCGAACTTGACGAAAATACGGTTACTATTACACTCAGGAAAAACGGGAATGTCGTAAAAGAAGAGGAATATATGGAGGAAGGGGATGTTTTTGTTTATACCCGTACAAAAGGCGACCGGATAATGACAATTTTTATGGGAAAAGTCGGAAGCATATTTGAAGGTGAAGATACAGATGTTGTATTTCTGGAAAACGTGGTCCAGAGAACTGATACAGACATAGGGGAAGGAATACAAATCGAGATCGATGTTCCAGCAGAGAATCCAGAGAACGAAAAAATAATCATACACTACACGTTAAATGATGATGCAGACACTGTGGAAGTGTATATGGAAGGAGACCTCATTGACACAAGACAGAACCTGGATGAAGGTACCTATCCTGCAATCATAGAAGAATTATCCAACGGTGAATACAACATAGAAGTAAAGGCAATTACTTCCGACGGATCAGTAGTCACTGAATCTGCAATATTAAAAGTGGGGGAAAGGCTGGGAGAAAGGGAGGATGGAGAGCAGGGTGAAGATATTATTGAAAAGGCACAGAATATAACCTCTGCTGCTGAGAATGCTGCCAATAAGATCAATGAAACTGCCAATGTACTGGAAAAAGTTCCCGCACCGGGTGCATTTTTTGTTATATTCATACTACTGGGAGCATGGATGTGGTGCAGGAGGAGGTGA
- a CDS encoding aspartate kinase, protein MKFGGTSIENGEKIRHVAELLKDYRVQGHEIVAVTSALGGVTDGLMEIGIDASHKGKVSRVKEFMADLAKKHYDAIEIAIDDARIADETIRTIDALIDELEKALIGICYLGELSPRSIDYISSYGERLAAPVVSGAVQSQGINSSSFTGGEAGIVTNSEFGCARPFEKTYENVGNILKRVVATHVPIVTGFIAENEEGIITTLGRSGSDFTASIIGAAIEADEIWLWKEVHGIMTSDPRIVPDARPIPQISYIEAMELSYFGAKVLHPRTIEPAIKHGIPVRVKNTFDPEFEGTLIVSDQRLRKDVVKAVTLIRSVAAINISGAGMVGAIGTAARVFSTLANAGVNIIMISQSSSEANMSFVVDEAHLEDAVAALKSEMNRDVIGEVACDRNICVVAVVGAGMDGIPGVAGRVFSTLGKEKINVIMISQGSSQHNISFVVSSDEAEEAVRLLNHEFELGN, encoded by the coding sequence ATGAAATTCGGCGGGACATCCATTGAAAATGGAGAAAAAATCCGCCATGTAGCAGAATTACTGAAAGACTACAGGGTTCAGGGCCACGAAATTGTGGCAGTGACCTCGGCCCTTGGTGGAGTCACCGACGGGCTGATGGAAATAGGTATTGATGCGTCCCATAAAGGCAAGGTTTCCCGGGTAAAGGAATTTATGGCAGACCTTGCCAAAAAACACTACGATGCAATTGAGATTGCCATTGATGATGCCAGGATTGCCGATGAAACAATCCGCACGATCGATGCTCTTATCGATGAACTCGAAAAAGCACTCATCGGCATCTGCTATTTGGGAGAACTCTCCCCGCGTTCCATAGATTACATATCCTCCTATGGGGAAAGACTTGCAGCTCCTGTTGTTAGCGGAGCTGTGCAAAGTCAGGGAATTAATTCCAGTTCATTTACCGGTGGGGAGGCCGGCATTGTAACCAACAGTGAATTTGGTTGTGCCAGACCCTTCGAAAAAACCTATGAAAATGTTGGCAATATCCTAAAAAGAGTCGTTGCGACACATGTTCCTATAGTTACCGGTTTTATCGCAGAGAATGAAGAAGGAATCATTACGACCCTGGGACGCAGTGGGTCAGATTTCACTGCTTCGATCATAGGAGCTGCTATAGAGGCTGACGAGATCTGGTTATGGAAAGAGGTTCACGGCATAATGACCAGTGACCCCCGAATTGTCCCGGATGCACGTCCGATACCCCAGATATCCTATATTGAAGCAATGGAACTGTCCTATTTCGGTGCAAAGGTACTCCATCCCCGTACAATTGAACCTGCGATCAAACATGGAATACCCGTGCGGGTGAAAAATACATTTGACCCTGAATTTGAAGGAACATTGATTGTTTCAGACCAGCGACTTCGCAAGGATGTAGTAAAAGCCGTGACCCTGATACGGTCGGTAGCCGCAATAAACATCTCCGGGGCCGGTATGGTAGGTGCGATCGGTACAGCCGCCAGGGTATTTTCCACACTTGCCAATGCAGGGGTGAACATTATAATGATAAGTCAGAGTTCCTCGGAAGCAAACATGTCGTTCGTTGTGGATGAGGCTCATCTGGAAGATGCTGTAGCTGCCCTGAAATCCGAGATGAACCGGGATGTAATAGGAGAGGTGGCCTGCGACAGGAATATCTGTGTGGTAGCGGTTGTAGGTGCCGGTATGGATGGTATCCCCGGTGTGGCAGGCAGGGTATTCAGCACACTGGGCAAGGAAAAAATAAATGTTATCATGATCAGTCAGGGATCTTCCCAGCACAACATTTCATTCGTTGTCAGCTCCGATGAAGCCGAAGAGGCAGTACGCCTGTTAAACCATGAATTTGAACTTGGAAATTAA
- the purM gene encoding phosphoribosylformylglycinamidine cyclo-ligase, with amino-acid sequence MDKKLTYADSGVDIHQEESTIGNLTGGMTYSREGLGAPMTSIGHYAGLMDFGDFALAMATDGVGSKVLIANEMKKWDTVGIDCIAMNVNDLIAIGAEPVSFVDYLAIEKHSDEFARQIGKGLAKGAEISRMSILGGETATLPEIIKGFDLAGTCLGKVDKDAIITGEEVAEGDVLVGVPSSGVHSNGYTLVRKIIENSKYSYHDPLPYDSSRTIGEELLTPTRIYMEVLDAIRKCEVHGLAHITGSGLLKLRRVSELGFDFTDPIEPPEIFRFLQKQGNVEELEMYRTFNMGMGFLLIVPPHEAKKVAEIVDGKIVGRITEKDIRVKDIIIE; translated from the coding sequence ATGGACAAAAAACTTACCTACGCCGATTCAGGAGTTGACATTCATCAGGAAGAGTCCACCATAGGCAATCTCACAGGAGGTATGACTTATAGCAGGGAGGGATTGGGTGCTCCCATGACAAGCATCGGGCATTACGCAGGCCTGATGGATTTCGGGGATTTTGCGCTTGCAATGGCCACCGATGGCGTGGGCTCCAAGGTGCTGATTGCAAATGAGATGAAAAAATGGGACACCGTGGGGATTGACTGTATTGCCATGAATGTCAATGACCTGATCGCCATTGGTGCCGAACCTGTCAGTTTTGTGGATTACCTGGCAATCGAGAAACACTCTGATGAATTCGCACGCCAGATAGGCAAGGGGCTTGCAAAGGGAGCCGAGATCTCCCGAATGTCCATTTTGGGCGGAGAGACCGCAACCCTTCCCGAAATAATAAAAGGGTTCGACCTTGCAGGCACATGCCTGGGGAAGGTGGACAAGGATGCGATCATTACGGGAGAGGAGGTCGCAGAAGGCGACGTGCTTGTAGGTGTACCCAGCAGCGGAGTCCACAGCAATGGATATACCCTTGTGAGAAAGATTATCGAGAATTCCAAATATTCCTATCATGACCCTCTGCCCTATGACAGCTCCCGCACCATCGGCGAGGAACTGCTGACCCCCACACGTATCTACATGGAAGTGCTCGATGCAATCCGTAAGTGCGAGGTACACGGCCTGGCACATATTACCGGCAGCGGCCTGCTGAAGTTGCGCAGGGTAAGCGAACTTGGATTTGATTTCACCGACCCTATCGAGCCCCCAGAGATTTTCCGTTTCCTGCAGAAGCAAGGCAATGTAGAGGAACTGGAAATGTATCGCACCTTCAATATGGGAATGGGATTTTTGCTTATTGTCCCGCCACATGAGGCTAAAAAGGTTGCAGAGATAGTCGACGGGAAAATTGTGGGCAGGATTACGGAAAAAGATATCCGTGTAAAAGACATAATTATTGAATGA
- a CDS encoding DUF1894 domain-containing protein has translation MINMACISDLPYEILLKGASVKKSEEFIRENCDEVYHVPGGYSLAGVMLKGGKTIPIGVKGNSIYFQYVKPCKGLFVLKLDDAEEEIEKLRQGNYQ, from the coding sequence ATGATCAACATGGCATGTATCAGTGACCTTCCCTATGAGATCCTGCTAAAGGGCGCATCCGTCAAAAAAAGTGAGGAGTTTATTCGCGAAAACTGTGATGAGGTCTACCACGTCCCTGGTGGCTACAGTCTGGCCGGAGTGATGCTTAAAGGCGGCAAGACCATACCCATAGGCGTCAAGGGCAATTCCATTTATTTCCAGTACGTCAAACCCTGCAAGGGACTGTTCGTACTTAAACTGGATGATGCAGAGGAAGAAATTGAAAAATTGAGGCAGGGAAACTACCAGTAA
- a CDS encoding type IV pilin N-terminal domain-containing protein: protein MIKRLRDFARKDDAVIEVFSEILLTGIIVLAIAAAAAFVLSSLDEPDNVRVDIDHWVDNETDTLYFRHSGGETVEVEDLEILVYVNGSYETFTSGQIRANYDSDEWALGDVIEINTSSQFNYDIDEDNVPSKLVHTASSLVIYDAYGSIGDSGDSGNGGSGPQNQPPVASFSYSPSLTPMGQSITFDASASYDPDGSITSYEWDWTNDGSYDATGVTATHSYSTPGSYDVKLRVADDDGETATTSETVVVIGPLVYLNDAIALDIDSDGTPSGVQFNVRNYGDEDLTVVSINITPENATVGGLNDPEGGIGQWESEFYVESDGFGYTTDFGYGETLPYTFDLSEANNANDEPVLAANSNATFSLYQFTDGSGGGTSSGAPIDIAGESVDITLIMADGSSYNFTIKPSGPPQADAGGDFTIDEGTTGMLDGSGSSDPGGNIVTYEWTITDNPGGASVSITDADNTDPTATFDASGADVDGDQVVEVTLTVTNDDGVKASDVVEVTVNDLDVPAISYIQGSGLPDAFYGKGSLEFEISNNEDSPVTIQNISVTTTDSAARRIDNSGWASEVLIYGGTTLGYRNGQFQLGDVASLDINAQVDASSDVNVVLRDFVNNGGNEVWVSGDTIYVTFGMTDGRQVTVTIDDI from the coding sequence ATGATAAAACGGCTCCGCGATTTTGCCAGAAAAGATGATGCGGTCATTGAGGTTTTCAGTGAAATACTGCTGACCGGCATCATCGTACTTGCAATAGCGGCAGCCGCTGCTTTTGTTTTATCTTCTCTTGACGAGCCCGATAATGTCAGGGTGGATATTGACCACTGGGTCGATAACGAAACCGACACTCTCTATTTCCGTCACAGCGGAGGGGAAACAGTTGAGGTAGAAGACCTTGAAATTTTGGTCTATGTCAATGGCTCCTATGAGACCTTCACCTCCGGGCAGATCCGGGCGAATTACGATTCGGATGAATGGGCTTTGGGGGATGTAATAGAGATTAATACTTCTTCACAGTTCAATTACGATATCGACGAAGATAATGTTCCTTCTAAATTGGTACATACCGCTTCCAGTCTGGTAATCTATGATGCCTATGGTTCAATTGGGGATAGTGGTGACAGTGGTAATGGCGGTAGTGGTCCACAGAACCAACCACCAGTAGCAAGTTTTTCCTATTCTCCTTCACTTACGCCAATGGGACAATCTATTACATTCGATGCAAGTGCCTCTTATGATCCGGATGGTTCCATTACTAGTTATGAGTGGGACTGGACAAATGATGGGTCGTATGATGCAACAGGTGTCACTGCAACTCATTCATATTCCACTCCGGGTTCTTATGATGTTAAACTCAGGGTGGCCGATGATGATGGAGAGACTGCAACAACTTCGGAAACAGTTGTAGTTATTGGTCCTTTGGTCTATCTAAATGATGCAATTGCACTTGATATTGATAGTGATGGAACTCCATCGGGTGTCCAGTTCAATGTTAGGAATTATGGTGATGAGGATCTAACAGTAGTTTCTATAAATATCACTCCTGAGAATGCAACTGTTGGAGGTCTTAATGATCCCGAAGGGGGTATAGGTCAGTGGGAGAGTGAATTCTATGTTGAGAGTGATGGTTTTGGATATACTACCGATTTTGGGTATGGTGAAACCCTTCCCTATACTTTTGATTTGAGTGAAGCAAATAATGCAAATGATGAACCTGTACTTGCTGCAAATTCGAATGCAACCTTTTCACTCTACCAGTTTACTGATGGCAGTGGAGGAGGAACAAGTTCAGGGGCCCCTATAGACATTGCAGGTGAATCAGTTGATATTACATTAATAATGGCAGACGGTTCTTCTTATAATTTTACTATTAAACCTTCTGGACCTCCTCAGGCAGACGCCGGCGGTGACTTTACTATTGATGAAGGCACTACTGGAATGCTCGATGGCAGTGGAAGTTCCGACCCAGGCGGCAATATAGTGACTTATGAGTGGACTATAACGGACAATCCAGGTGGTGCCTCTGTAAGTATTACAGATGCGGACAATACGGACCCAACAGCGACCTTTGATGCCTCCGGTGCAGATGTCGATGGAGATCAGGTGGTTGAAGTGACTTTAACGGTGACCAATGATGATGGGGTTAAGGCTTCCGATGTGGTGGAAGTGACCGTTAATGACCTCGATGTTCCTGCAATAAGCTATATTCAGGGATCAGGGCTACCAGATGCCTTTTATGGAAAGGGTAGTTTAGAGTTCGAAATCTCGAATAACGAAGATTCTCCTGTTACGATTCAGAATATTTCGGTGACAACGACCGACAGTGCGGCGAGGCGCATCGACAATTCGGGCTGGGCCAGCGAAGTCTTGATATATGGTGGTACTACCTTAGGTTACAGGAATGGTCAGTTCCAGCTGGGAGATGTGGCTTCGTTGGACATCAACGCTCAGGTTGATGCATCGAGTGATGTGAATGTCGTACTTCGTGATTTTGTTAATAATGGAGGCAATGAAGTTTGGGTATCTGGTGATACCATATACGTGACATTTGGAATGACAGATGGCCGTCAGGTGACCGTCACAATAGACGACATCTGA
- the glnA gene encoding type I glutamate--ammonia ligase has translation MNIKSKEDVYNEIENNNVKFIRLQFTDIQGVVKDVEIPVTQVKKALETGISFDGSSIEGFVRIDESDMVLRPDVRSFALLPWDQGKGVVARMVCDICKPDGSPFEGDPRYVLRRVLKEAHDMGFSFNVGPELEFFLFQVENGKATTKPHDFGRYFEFAPADLAEDIRREIVLGLIDLGFNIEAAHHEVAFGQHEIDFKYDDALSTADNVVTFRYVTRTIAKLNGLHATFMPKPLTSENGSGMHVNLSLSKDGKNAFYDPQDEEEVDQMAYHFIGGVLEHIKGITAISNPLINSYKRLVPGYEAPVYITWSGPNRSSLVRIPAARGQSTRVELRSPDPSCNPYLTFAAILAAGLKGIKEQIDPGEGTDVNIYDLTPKGLADRNIETLPPTLLDAANHLAKDDFLRDALGAHVHDNLLRIAYAEWDAYKLQVHDWETNRYLNAV, from the coding sequence ATGAACATTAAGAGCAAGGAAGACGTATACAACGAGATAGAGAACAACAATGTCAAATTCATCAGACTACAATTCACCGATATTCAGGGAGTAGTCAAAGATGTGGAAATTCCTGTCACGCAGGTTAAAAAAGCCCTTGAAACAGGTATTTCCTTTGACGGTTCATCAATCGAAGGATTTGTGAGAATAGACGAATCCGATATGGTACTGAGACCAGATGTAAGGTCTTTTGCCCTGCTCCCCTGGGATCAGGGAAAGGGAGTTGTAGCCCGTATGGTTTGTGATATCTGCAAGCCGGATGGCTCTCCCTTTGAAGGAGATCCCAGGTATGTCCTGCGCAGGGTTCTGAAGGAGGCCCATGACATGGGATTTTCTTTCAATGTGGGTCCTGAACTGGAATTTTTCCTTTTCCAGGTCGAAAACGGCAAGGCAACCACCAAACCCCATGATTTCGGACGCTACTTTGAATTTGCACCTGCAGACCTTGCAGAGGATATACGCAGGGAGATTGTTCTCGGTTTGATCGATCTGGGCTTCAATATCGAGGCCGCCCACCACGAAGTCGCTTTCGGCCAGCATGAGATCGATTTCAAGTATGACGATGCTCTCTCGACTGCTGACAACGTGGTAACCTTCAGGTATGTTACCCGTACGATAGCAAAACTTAACGGTCTGCATGCCACTTTCATGCCCAAACCCCTTACTTCTGAAAACGGTTCAGGAATGCATGTCAACCTTTCTCTTTCCAAAGATGGCAAGAATGCTTTCTATGATCCGCAGGATGAGGAAGAAGTGGATCAAATGGCCTATCATTTCATTGGCGGGGTCCTGGAACACATCAAAGGTATCACTGCAATTTCCAATCCATTGATCAATTCATATAAACGTCTGGTGCCGGGTTATGAAGCACCGGTGTATATCACCTGGTCCGGTCCAAACCGCAGTTCCCTTGTCAGGATTCCTGCTGCCAGGGGTCAGAGTACCCGTGTGGAACTTAGAAGTCCCGATCCGTCCTGTAATCCCTATCTGACCTTTGCGGCAATCCTGGCTGCAGGTTTGAAAGGTATCAAGGAACAGATCGATCCAGGTGAAGGCACCGATGTGAATATTTATGATCTCACTCCCAAGGGTCTTGCTGACAGGAACATTGAAACCTTGCCCCCAACCCTGCTGGATGCAGCCAATCATCTGGCAAAGGACGATTTCCTCAGGGATGCATTGGGTGCACATGTGCATGATAACCTGCTGCGGATTGCCTATGCCGAATGGGATGCCTACAAATTACAGGTGCATGACTGGGAAACCAACCGGTATCTCAATGCAGTATAA
- a CDS encoding DUF2178 domain-containing protein has product MSIIVYMVIYVQTKDIGMLVVGILLTLIGVAIYILEPGWIINPSGTGGAFLGAGVALILISIRSIRLQKKGTVVEDERIFHIAEKASHKTLTILIILEGILMAFLGVTAFDVQAYPIVSLLFAITMLSYAGFYYWYKRQM; this is encoded by the coding sequence ATGTCAATTATAGTTTACATGGTGATTTACGTGCAAACCAAAGATATAGGCATGTTAGTTGTAGGGATTTTATTAACCCTGATTGGAGTAGCAATTTACATCCTAGAACCAGGATGGATCATAAATCCAAGCGGAACTGGTGGCGCATTCCTAGGTGCAGGTGTTGCACTTATTTTAATCAGTATCCGTAGCATTCGACTCCAGAAAAAAGGAACTGTAGTTGAAGATGAAAGAATATTTCATATAGCTGAGAAAGCCAGTCACAAAACATTGACGATTCTTATAATCCTCGAAGGTATATTGATGGCATTTCTTGGAGTTACAGCATTCGATGTCCAGGCATACCCGATTGTGTCCCTGTTGTTTGCTATAACAATGCTGTCCTATGCTGGATTTTACTACTGGTACAAAAGACAAATGTGA
- a CDS encoding helix-turn-helix transcriptional regulator, giving the protein MKNTLKVWRAKKDITQEDLANEMEVTRQTINAIERGKYDPSIKLAFKMARFFECSIEDIFLYEK; this is encoded by the coding sequence ATGAAGAACACACTAAAAGTCTGGAGAGCAAAGAAAGATATTACTCAGGAAGATCTGGCCAATGAAATGGAAGTGACAAGGCAAACTATCAATGCTATAGAACGTGGCAAATACGATCCAAGTATAAAATTGGCGTTCAAGATGGCACGATTCTTCGAATGTTCAATTGAAGATATTTTTCTCTATGAAAAATGA
- a CDS encoding glutamate synthase-related protein, with protein sequence MGNLRQPNANEATRTFNRSKSVAPMSGICTRCVDGCRGNCEIFKSSFRGREVLYPGPFGEVTAGADKDYPVDYSHLNIQGYAVGAVGLPDGIEASPETARFPNVDTETEYGWNKKVKMRLPAFTGALGSTDIARKNWNEFAVGAAITGITLVCGENVCGIDPELKRDNNGLVTESPEMDRRIAAYNKYHEGYGEMLVQMNVEDTKLGVAEYISSKHEMDTLELKWGQGAKCIGGEIKVRDLDRALELKRRGYIVTPDPENAAVQEAYKVGAIREFERHSRLGFVDKEGFLEEVDRLRSIGYDRITLKTGAYSMVEAAMALKYSSEAKIDLLTFDGAPGGTGMSPWPMMEEWGIPTFYLQSLVYEFAEKLNNKGERVPDLAMAGGFSSEDGIYKALAMGSPYFKAVCMGRGLMIPGMVGKNIGKWLDEDNLPKTVSEFGHRPEEIFVHYEDLEERYGEDVKNIPLGAMGIYSYGEKLKVGLQQLMAGSRRFNINTLSRKDVMALTEEAAEVSGIDYVMNAYRDVAEQILDE encoded by the coding sequence ATGGGCAATCTTAGACAACCAAATGCAAATGAAGCAACAAGGACCTTCAACAGGTCCAAAAGTGTTGCCCCGATGTCCGGAATCTGCACACGCTGTGTGGACGGATGCCGTGGTAACTGTGAAATATTCAAATCATCATTCAGAGGACGTGAAGTCCTGTACCCGGGACCTTTCGGCGAAGTGACAGCCGGAGCAGACAAGGACTATCCTGTAGACTATTCTCACCTCAACATCCAGGGATATGCAGTCGGTGCAGTCGGCCTTCCTGATGGAATAGAAGCCAGCCCCGAAACCGCAAGATTCCCCAACGTAGACACCGAAACCGAATATGGATGGAACAAGAAAGTGAAAATGAGGCTGCCTGCATTCACCGGTGCCCTCGGTTCCACCGATATCGCAAGGAAAAACTGGAACGAGTTCGCCGTTGGTGCAGCAATCACCGGAATCACCCTTGTATGTGGCGAAAACGTGTGCGGAATCGACCCGGAACTCAAACGTGACAACAACGGCCTGGTCACCGAATCGCCGGAAATGGACAGAAGGATCGCAGCCTACAATAAATATCACGAAGGCTACGGTGAAATGCTTGTCCAGATGAATGTAGAAGACACAAAACTCGGTGTTGCAGAATACATCTCCAGCAAACACGAAATGGACACCCTTGAACTCAAATGGGGACAGGGCGCCAAATGTATCGGTGGAGAAATCAAGGTACGTGACCTAGACCGTGCACTTGAACTCAAGAGGCGTGGATACATTGTAACCCCGGACCCCGAAAACGCAGCCGTCCAGGAAGCTTACAAGGTCGGTGCAATCAGGGAATTTGAACGTCACTCCAGACTTGGTTTTGTTGACAAGGAAGGCTTCCTCGAAGAAGTTGACCGTCTCAGGTCCATAGGCTATGACCGTATCACCTTAAAGACCGGTGCATACTCCATGGTTGAAGCCGCAATGGCACTCAAATACTCCTCCGAAGCAAAGATCGACCTGTTAACCTTCGATGGTGCACCAGGTGGTACAGGTATGAGCCCCTGGCCAATGATGGAAGAATGGGGTATCCCGACATTCTATCTACAGTCCCTTGTCTATGAGTTCGCAGAAAAACTCAACAACAAAGGTGAAAGAGTACCTGATCTCGCAATGGCCGGTGGGTTCTCCAGCGAAGACGGTATCTACAAAGCACTTGCAATGGGCTCCCCATACTTCAAGGCAGTATGCATGGGCCGTGGTCTCATGATACCAGGCATGGTCGGTAAGAACATCGGCAAATGGCTCGATGAAGACAACCTGCCAAAAACCGTCTCCGAATTCGGCCACCGTCCAGAAGAAATCTTTGTCCACTACGAAGACCTGGAAGAACGCTATGGAGAAGATGTCAAGAACATCCCACTGGGCGCAATGGGTATCTACTCCTACGGAGAGAAACTCAAAGTCGGTCTGCAGCAGCTCATGGCCGGTTCACGCAGATTCAACATCAACACACTGTCCCGCAAAGACGTAATGGCCCTCACCGAGGAAGCCGCAGAAGTTTCAGGCATCGATTATGTCATGAATGCCTACAGGGACGTAGCAGAACAGATTCTGGACGAATAA
- a CDS encoding NAD(P)-binding domain-containing protein, translated as MKIAILGGTGHIGKGFALRWGSLHDIIIGSRNAERASSAAKEYRCMLEDLGKKGSFEGVDNKTAAQMADVVLLAIKYRHVSSVIETITPVLKDQIVVSVVVPMEKDSCYIIPDAKHMEIDVRDSAYNAEYFCYTQPVGGSAAEEIAQLLPPHIRLVSGFHNVPAKHLEDLSLALDYDIAVCGNDMASKEVVCKLTDDIPNLRPLDAGPLQASSMIESLTPLLINIAARNKMDDVGVKFI; from the coding sequence ATGAAAATAGCGATACTGGGCGGCACGGGACATATCGGTAAAGGCTTTGCTCTGCGGTGGGGCAGTCTTCATGATATCATCATTGGCTCAAGAAATGCAGAAAGAGCATCTTCAGCGGCAAAAGAGTACAGGTGTATGCTGGAAGATCTTGGAAAGAAAGGATCCTTTGAAGGTGTAGATAATAAAACAGCTGCACAAATGGCCGATGTCGTATTGCTTGCAATAAAGTATCGTCATGTTTCATCTGTTATTGAAACTATTACTCCTGTGCTTAAGGACCAGATTGTTGTTTCTGTGGTTGTTCCTATGGAAAAGGACAGCTGTTACATCATTCCGGATGCAAAACATATGGAAATTGATGTACGGGATTCTGCATACAATGCGGAATATTTCTGTTATACACAACCTGTTGGTGGGAGTGCCGCCGAGGAAATTGCACAACTCCTTCCTCCACACATTCGACTGGTATCGGGTTTTCACAATGTTCCTGCCAAACATCTTGAAGATCTCTCTCTTGCGCTGGATTATGATATTGCTGTCTGTGGGAATGATATGGCTTCAAAAGAAGTTGTCTGCAAACTCACAGATGATATACCAAACTTGCGACCATTGGATGCAGGTCCCTTACAGGCCTCTTCCATGATCGAATCCCTTACCCCCCTGCTGATAAACATAGCAGCCAGGAACAAAATGGATGATGTGGGAGTAAAGTTCATTTGA
- a CDS encoding DUF167 domain-containing protein: MPIRDAIHTKGNGCIIDFEINPGSSKLVVPSGYNIWRNRVEGKLTEPAQKGKANDQLIQQLSHIFQINSSSITIVSGAKTTKKSVHLENMGPKKAEDVLEQYL, translated from the coding sequence ATGCCTATCCGGGATGCCATACACACAAAGGGGAATGGTTGTATAATTGATTTTGAAATTAATCCCGGCTCCAGCAAACTGGTAGTTCCTTCAGGTTACAATATATGGCGCAACAGGGTTGAGGGCAAATTAACCGAACCCGCACAGAAAGGAAAAGCCAACGACCAGCTTATACAACAGCTAAGTCATATATTTCAAATAAACAGCTCCTCAATAACCATTGTATCCGGTGCAAAAACTACCAAAAAATCGGTACATCTCGAAAACATGGGTCCAAAAAAAGCAGAAGATGTCCTGGAGCAATACCTGTGA